A DNA window from Linepithema humile isolate Giens D197 chromosome 6, Lhum_UNIL_v1.0, whole genome shotgun sequence contains the following coding sequences:
- the LOC105676959 gene encoding large ribosomal subunit protein eL34 yields MVQRLTYRRRLSYNTRSNRRRVVRTPGGKLVYQYLKKPKKIPRCGQCKDKLRGIQPARPMERSRMCRRKKTVKRVYGGVLCHKCVKERIVRAFLIEEQKIVYKVMKAQASSKTKKTEK; encoded by the exons ATGGTACAGCGGTTAACCTATCGGCGACGCTTGTCGTACAACACAAGAAGCAATAGGAGACGTGT TGTACGTACACCAGGTGGAAAATTAGTCTACCAATATCTTAAAAAACCTAAGAAAATCCCAAGATGTGGACAGTGTAAAGACAAATTAAGAGGTATTCAACCTGCAAGACCTATGGAACGTTCCCGTATGTGCAGGCGTAAGAAAACAGTCAAACGTGTATATGGCGGAGTTCTTTGTCACAAATGTGTAAAAGAAAg gATTGTGCGTGCTTTTCTAATTGAAGAACAGAAAATCGTCTATAAGGTTATGAAAGCACAAGCTTCGTCAAAGACGAAGAAGACAGAGAAATAA